One genomic region from Oscillospiraceae bacterium encodes:
- a CDS encoding DUF4838 domain-containing protein: MIFSQNNTPRMKIYLPEGAVPSQQTASVELKKYLDRISGGFFQITVQRSDPSLILASKGQGYDEAADFDRLGNDGFTLKTMGENLLIAGGCRGILYGVYELLEKLGCRFFTPACEKIPTLDIVELPSLDETQIPIVEYRDHWYRFYNDHPGFAVKSRINGNYPGLDEKLGGHISYAWYVHSFGHILPPDEYYDAHPEYFSLVDGKRLKERAQPCFTNPDVLAITVEKVKEALRENPEATIISVSQNDWQNPCRCEHCREIDEREGSHAGSLIHFINRVAEAIEPEFPHVIIDTLAYLHTRPAPMYIRPRHNVCVRLCSIECCLLHPLNGCDDESRGVKRPDGSVSSFANDLIDWSKVCDRLYTWDYITDFAHYCMPFPNWRILQQDIRFLTRHNVRGCFEQGNFSKGDGTDCNELRAYLVSKLLWNPDADVKALKTEFLAAFYGAAAPFINDYLNAVCDNAEKTHTHSSYNTHCDLPYLTDECLDQYEALFQKAGQAVAGDPLRLWRVGKANLSVRYVRLKNDSMRGKIDMDAINKFFDDCFGYGLSRVEEWVTLPRSRQAMLESVWNGMCYLTNWWEEGGEPR, encoded by the coding sequence ATGATATTCTCTCAAAACAATACCCCCCGGATGAAAATATACCTTCCCGAAGGCGCAGTCCCTTCCCAGCAAACCGCTTCTGTAGAATTGAAAAAATATCTGGACCGGATCAGCGGGGGCTTTTTTCAAATCACCGTTCAGCGATCCGACCCCTCGTTGATTTTAGCCAGCAAGGGTCAGGGCTATGATGAGGCCGCGGATTTTGACCGCTTGGGCAATGATGGCTTCACGTTGAAAACGATGGGAGAAAACCTTCTCATCGCGGGCGGCTGCCGGGGCATTTTATACGGGGTTTACGAGCTTTTGGAAAAGCTGGGCTGCCGCTTTTTCACCCCTGCCTGTGAAAAAATCCCCACGCTGGATATTGTGGAACTGCCCTCATTAGACGAAACCCAAATTCCTATAGTAGAATACCGCGACCATTGGTATCGCTTTTACAACGACCATCCCGGGTTTGCCGTCAAATCCCGCATCAACGGGAATTATCCGGGACTTGATGAAAAACTGGGCGGACATATCTCATATGCCTGGTATGTTCATTCGTTCGGGCACATTCTCCCTCCGGACGAGTATTACGACGCGCACCCCGAATATTTCTCACTGGTCGACGGCAAACGGTTGAAGGAACGGGCACAGCCCTGTTTCACCAATCCCGATGTGCTCGCCATCACCGTGGAGAAGGTAAAAGAAGCCCTTCGTGAAAACCCGGAGGCCACCATCATCTCTGTGTCCCAGAACGACTGGCAAAACCCCTGCCGGTGTGAGCATTGCCGGGAGATTGATGAACGGGAAGGCTCTCACGCCGGTTCGCTGATTCATTTCATCAACCGGGTGGCCGAGGCCATCGAGCCGGAGTTTCCCCATGTGATCATCGACACGCTGGCCTATCTCCACACCCGCCCGGCTCCTATGTATATCCGTCCCCGTCATAATGTCTGTGTTCGGCTTTGCAGCATTGAATGCTGCCTGCTGCACCCCCTGAACGGCTGTGACGACGAAAGCCGGGGAGTCAAGCGCCCGGACGGATCGGTTTCCTCGTTTGCCAATGACCTGATAGACTGGTCAAAGGTCTGCGATCGGCTGTATACCTGGGATTATATCACGGACTTCGCTCATTACTGCATGCCCTTTCCCAACTGGCGGATTTTGCAGCAGGATATCCGGTTTCTCACCCGGCACAATGTCCGGGGATGTTTTGAACAGGGTAACTTTTCCAAAGGTGACGGCACCGACTGCAACGAGCTGCGCGCCTATCTGGTCAGCAAGCTGCTTTGGAATCCGGATGCCGATGTAAAAGCTCTGAAGACCGAGTTTTTAGCGGCTTTCTACGGAGCAGCCGCGCCGTTTATCAATGATTATTTGAATGCGGTTTGCGACAACGCCGAGAAAACCCATACCCACAGCAGCTATAACACCCACTGCGACCTGCCCTATCTGACCGACGAATGTCTTGACCAATATGAGGCACTTTTCCAAAAAGCCGGGCAAGCCGTGGCGGGGGATCCCCTGCGGCTGTGGAGAGTCGGGAAAGCCAATCTCTCCGTCCGGTATGTCCGGCTGAAAAACGACTCCATGCGGGGCAAGATCGACATGGACGCTATCAACAAATTCTTCGACGACTGCTTCGGTTACGGCCTATCCCGGGTCGAGGAATGGGTCACCCTCCCGCGCTCCCGTCAGGCGATGCTGGAAAGCGTTTGGAACGGGATGTGTTACCTCACCAACTGGTGGGAAGAGGGCGGAGAGCCCCGCTAA
- a CDS encoding GGDEF domain-containing protein — protein MKQEINRLAEFRDKNTEKQFYDSEVKRGLRVSRYTILIFSIINLLFVVTDYLYLSADTEFIIFYSLIPRVFILAMAIFEFFLLKMARNKTAAIKSAIVFAVLMYLIHEYMAMHFAPVDLIFEVLDLVYITFGLFIIPNRWITNICTSAFLTLVFIGFTPWTIPTLASGTKIILTIYLLSQTLIIGTLMFRINKQRRLNYLQKLELEVLAKTDALTNSSNRAACDMTLEQMCSAKCDFSIILIDLDDFKQVNDMYGHVAGDQVIVKTVETIKNGIRQNDIVARWGGEEFIVILPNTARERAVEIAERIKDHIVKLEHDNEIGIVTASFGVTEFIEGDVMKSIINRVDKLLYVAKKQGKNKVFAG, from the coding sequence ATGAAGCAGGAAATCAATCGGCTGGCGGAGTTCAGAGATAAAAACACAGAAAAGCAATTTTATGACAGTGAAGTCAAAAGGGGACTTCGGGTCAGCAGATATACCATTTTGATTTTCAGTATCATTAACTTGCTGTTTGTGGTTACGGATTACTTGTATTTATCGGCTGATACTGAATTTATCATCTTCTATTCATTAATTCCCCGAGTTTTCATTTTGGCAATGGCGATTTTCGAATTTTTCCTGTTAAAAATGGCCCGAAATAAAACCGCGGCAATTAAATCGGCAATTGTTTTTGCCGTATTGATGTATTTGATTCATGAATACATGGCGATGCATTTTGCACCTGTTGACTTGATATTTGAAGTGCTTGATTTGGTTTACATCACATTCGGCCTGTTTATTATTCCGAACAGGTGGATCACAAATATCTGTACTTCTGCGTTTTTAACCCTGGTGTTTATTGGTTTTACACCATGGACCATACCGACTTTGGCATCGGGCACAAAAATTATTTTAACGATTTATCTTTTATCGCAGACCTTGATTATCGGAACGTTGATGTTTCGAATTAATAAACAAAGAAGATTGAACTATTTACAGAAACTTGAACTTGAGGTTCTCGCAAAAACAGATGCGCTGACGAATTCCTCTAACAGAGCGGCCTGTGATATGACGCTCGAGCAAATGTGCAGTGCCAAATGTGATTTTTCAATTATCCTGATCGACCTTGACGATTTTAAACAGGTCAACGACATGTACGGACATGTCGCAGGCGATCAAGTGATCGTCAAAACCGTGGAAACCATTAAAAACGGAATCAGGCAGAATGACATCGTCGCCAGATGGGGCGGGGAAGAGTTTATTGTAATCCTTCCGAACACTGCGCGGGAAAGAGCTGTCGAAATCGCCGAACGCATTAAGGATCATATTGTGAAACTGGAACATGATAATGAAATCGGCATAGTCACGGCCAGCTTCGGCGTAACAGAGTTCATTGAAGGCGACGTCATGAAGTCGATTATAAACCGGGTCGATAAACTGTTGTACGTCGCCAAAAAGCAGGGCAAGAACAAAGTTTTCGCAGGGTGA
- a CDS encoding GNAT family N-acetyltransferase, with translation MCYHWSRELQKKKNWNCSKTDAPYNRECAIKLIKDGMMQGYLAYCDGSVVGWCNANDKQAFDNVNFALPCEASEKDKKIKSVVCFCIAPAYRGKGVASALLKKVCEDAKDNGYEYIEAYPFNHDENNAYHGPTSMYKTNGFTLHNHVNGCTIYRKYLK, from the coding sequence ATGTGTTATCACTGGAGCAGAGAGTTACAAAAAAAGAAAAACTGGAATTGTTCAAAAACAGACGCGCCGTATAACCGGGAATGTGCGATAAAGTTGATTAAAGACGGAATGATGCAGGGGTACTTAGCTTATTGCGACGGCAGCGTTGTCGGATGGTGTAACGCAAATGATAAGCAAGCTTTCGATAATGTGAATTTTGCACTTCCCTGTGAAGCTTCGGAAAAGGATAAAAAAATAAAGTCTGTTGTATGCTTTTGTATTGCACCTGCTTATCGCGGAAAAGGCGTGGCTTCGGCATTATTGAAAAAAGTATGCGAAGACGCCAAAGATAATGGGTATGAATATATTGAAGCATATCCATTTAACCATGACGAAAACAACGCATATCACGGTCCCACTTCAATGTATAAAACAAATGGTTTTACACTTCATAACCACGTGAATGGATGCACAATTTATAGGAAATATTTAAAGTAA
- a CDS encoding NYN domain-containing protein, which produces MNKIGIWSKIFGVNKGSGSGKQSAAVFVDFEHWYISLEKLYGIKPDIKNWSKELNAKYDVREMTFFADFSVQGMQNEISKIREVTNMIVQTQNTSHYKKDFTDFIMLDLIYQRAFDPSSAEVFIIFTGDGHFSSAARFLKNRCNKQVGIYAVKNAFSKQLQSIADWSVEVEKPPAADPLANYYEMILKNFKYLENQNKKMVLSFNKTVQTISGINHVQYSKVQTALKTLMKKGYVFQKKDHIDGNPITTLAVNWELVKRDGFEPVQN; this is translated from the coding sequence GTGAACAAAATAGGAATTTGGTCCAAAATATTCGGCGTCAATAAGGGATCCGGCAGCGGAAAACAGTCGGCGGCGGTATTTGTGGATTTTGAACACTGGTACATCTCACTCGAGAAGCTGTATGGAATTAAGCCGGATATCAAAAACTGGAGCAAGGAATTAAACGCTAAGTATGACGTCCGTGAAATGACTTTTTTCGCCGATTTTTCGGTGCAGGGCATGCAGAACGAGATATCAAAAATCAGAGAAGTCACCAACATGATCGTTCAGACCCAAAATACCAGCCACTATAAAAAAGATTTTACCGACTTTATCATGCTCGATTTGATTTACCAACGCGCCTTTGATCCCAGCAGCGCCGAAGTTTTTATCATTTTTACCGGTGACGGTCATTTCTCCTCGGCGGCACGTTTTTTAAAGAACAGATGTAACAAACAAGTCGGGATCTATGCGGTAAAGAACGCTTTCAGCAAACAGCTGCAGTCCATCGCGGACTGGAGCGTCGAAGTGGAAAAACCACCCGCGGCGGATCCGCTCGCAAATTATTACGAGATGATTTTGAAAAACTTCAAGTATCTCGAAAATCAAAACAAAAAAATGGTTTTGTCTTTTAATAAGACCGTACAGACGATTTCGGGAATCAATCACGTCCAGTATTCGAAAGTCCAGACCGCTCTGAAGACCCTGATGAAAAAAGGGTATGTCTTTCAGAAAAAGGATCACATCGATGGAAATCCGATTACGACACTTGCCGTCAACTGGGAATTGGTAAAACGCGACGGGTTCGAACCCGTGCAAAACTGA
- a CDS encoding MATE family efflux transporter, with protein sequence MPKLETNLVEGHVGKKLIKFALPFLLSNLIQSLYSIADMIIVGQFNGTAAMSGVNIGSQITLLVTNLVLGLSVGGTVLIAQYLGAGKRQAIKETIGTLFTALGVLAVIMTVVPLAIKEPLLRLIQTPQESFADANSYFMITTLGTIFIFGYNALSAVMRGMGDSKNPLIFVSIACIVNVFGDLLLVAVFHMGAAGAAIATVFSQAISMFLCVIYLKKNNFVFDFRLKSFGFHPERLKMILKIGIPTSIQNTLVSVSFLFLTALVNTLGVTASAAVGAVAKLNGFAILPAIAMSSSISAMSAQNLGAGEIGRAKKTMGIGMLISMSMSVVIFALVQLFPEFCLKLFDNDAAMIASGVQYLRSFSFDYLLVPFQFSMMGLFIGSGHTTFTLLNSAVASLLARIPACYIFGITLGYGLSGIGLGAPVATAVGVTLSLIFYLSGRWKKMTIIHKINGDNHGEDSSNLLIS encoded by the coding sequence ATGCCGAAACTTGAAACAAATCTGGTCGAAGGACACGTCGGGAAGAAGCTGATCAAATTCGCTTTACCGTTTTTGCTGTCCAATCTGATTCAGTCGTTATATTCCATCGCCGATATGATTATCGTAGGGCAATTTAACGGAACTGCCGCGATGTCCGGCGTCAATATCGGCAGCCAGATCACGCTGCTCGTCACCAACCTCGTACTCGGCCTCTCGGTCGGAGGCACGGTTTTAATCGCGCAGTACCTGGGTGCTGGAAAACGGCAGGCCATCAAAGAGACCATCGGTACATTGTTCACGGCTTTGGGTGTCCTTGCGGTGATCATGACCGTAGTACCTTTGGCGATTAAAGAGCCGCTGCTCCGGTTGATTCAAACGCCGCAGGAGTCGTTTGCCGATGCAAACAGCTATTTTATGATCACAACGCTCGGAACGATCTTTATTTTCGGCTACAACGCACTCAGTGCGGTCATGCGTGGTATGGGAGACAGTAAAAATCCCCTGATTTTCGTTTCAATCGCTTGTATAGTCAATGTATTCGGCGACCTGCTTCTCGTGGCGGTCTTTCACATGGGCGCGGCGGGCGCGGCGATTGCGACTGTGTTTTCTCAGGCAATCAGCATGTTCTTATGTGTCATTTATTTAAAGAAAAACAATTTTGTCTTTGATTTCAGGCTCAAGTCCTTCGGATTCCACCCCGAGCGTCTCAAGATGATTTTAAAAATCGGCATTCCGACCTCCATACAAAATACACTCGTCAGCGTCTCGTTCCTGTTTTTGACGGCGCTGGTCAACACCCTCGGCGTCACGGCTTCAGCTGCGGTCGGCGCAGTCGCCAAACTCAACGGCTTTGCTATTTTGCCTGCGATCGCGATGAGCTCCTCGATCTCGGCGATGAGCGCTCAGAACCTCGGGGCGGGAGAGATCGGCCGTGCCAAAAAGACGATGGGCATCGGCATGTTGATTTCAATGTCCATGAGCGTTGTGATCTTCGCGCTGGTTCAGCTGTTCCCGGAGTTTTGTCTGAAGTTGTTTGACAATGATGCTGCGATGATCGCAAGCGGCGTGCAGTACCTGCGCAGTTTCAGCTTCGATTATTTGTTGGTGCCGTTCCAGTTCAGTATGATGGGCCTGTTCATCGGTTCGGGTCATACGACGTTTACGCTGCTGAACAGTGCGGTCGCTTCGCTGTTGGCCCGAATCCCGGCCTGTTATATTTTCGGAATCACGCTCGGATACGGTCTTTCCGGCATCGGGCTCGGAGCGCCGGTCGCAACCGCGGTCGGCGTCACGCTGAGTTTGATTTTCTACCTGTCCGGCCGGTGGAAGAAGATGACCATTATCCATAAAATCAACGGGGATAATCACGGGGAAGATTCATCGAATTTATTGATTTCATAG